In the Choloepus didactylus isolate mChoDid1 chromosome 3, mChoDid1.pri, whole genome shotgun sequence genome, ccataaaatatgagggagagcttaaatttttcataaacaaatgctgagagaatttgctaacaagagacctgccctacttcagatactaaagagagccctaccgacagaaaatcaaagaaaggagagagagatatggagaaaggttcagtactaaaaagattcagtatgggcaagttaaaggacattaatagagagagggaaaaaatacatatgataaacataaaccaaaggataagatggctgattcaagaaatgccttcacggtaataactttgaatgtaaatggattaaactcaccaattcaaagatatagattggcagaatggataaaaaaaaaatgaaccatcaaaatgttgcatacaagagactcatcttagacacagggacacaaagaaattgaaagtgaaaggatggaaaaaaatatttcatgcaagctacagccaaaagaaagcaggtgtagcaatattaatctcagataaaacagactttaaaggcaaagatgttatgagagacaaagaaggccactacatactaataaaaggggtaattcaacaagaagaagtaacaatcataaatgtttatgcacccaatcaaggtgccccacaatacatgagagaaacactggcaaaactaaaggaagtaattgatgtttccataataattgtgggagacttcaacacatcactctctcctatagatagatgaaccagacaagagaccaataaggaaactgaaaacctaaagaatctgataaatgaattggattaaacagacatatatagaacattacatcccaaatcaccaggatacacattcttctctaatgctcacagaactttcttcagaatagatcatatgctgggacataaaacaagcctcaataaatttaaaaaaattgaaattattcaaagcacattctctgaccacaatggaatacaattagaagtcaataaccatcgagacttagaaaattcacaaatacctgaaggttaaacaacacactcctaaacaatcagtgggttaaagaagaaatagcaagagaaattgctaaatatataagagacgaatgaaaatgagaacacaacataccaaaacctatgggatgcagcaaaagcggtactgagggggaaatttatagcactaaatgcatatattaaaaaaagaagaaagagccaaaatcaaagaactaatggatcaactggagaagctagaaaatgaacagcaaaccaatcctaaaccaagtacaagaaaagaaataacaaggattaaaacagaaataaatgacatagagaacaacaacaacaaaaaaatagagaggataaataacaccaaaagttggttctttgagaagatcaacaagattgacaagcccctacctagactgacaaaatcaaaagagagaaaaacccatataaacaaaataatgaatgagaaaggtgacattactgaggatcccgaagaaatgaaaaaaattataagaggatactatgaacaactgtatgccaacaaactggataatgcagatgaaatggacaatttcctcgaaatgtatgaacaacctagactgaccagagaagaaatagaagacctcaaccaacccatcacaagcaaagagatccaatcagtcatcaaaaagcttcccacaaataaatgcccatggccagatggcttcacaggggaattctaccaaactttcccaaaagaactgacaccggtcttacttaaactcttgcaaaacattgaagaaaatggaatactacctaactcattttatgaagctaacatcaatctaataccaaaaccaggcaaagatgctacaataaaggaaaactacaggcctatctccctaatgaatatagatgcaaaaattctcaacaaaatacttgcaaattgaatccacagactcattaaaaaaatcatacaccatgaccaagtggggttcattccaggcatgcaaggatggttcaacataagaaaataatgtattataacacattaacaaatcaaagagaaaaatcaaatgatcatctcaacagatgctgaaaaagcatctgacaaaaacccaacatccctttttgataaaaacatttcaaaaggtgggaactgaaggaaacttcatcaatatgataaagtgcatatatgaaaaacccacagccagcatagcactcactggtgagagactgaaagccttccctctaagatcaggaacaagacaacgatgcccactatcaccactgttatttaacattgtgctggaagtgctagccagggtaatccaGCAAGACCAAaaaataacaggcatccaaattggaaaggaagaagtaaaactgtcattgtttgcagatgatatgctcttatatctggaaaaccctgagaaattgacgatacagctactagagctaataaacaaatttagcaaagtagtggaatacaagattaatgcacgtaagtcagtaatgtttctatatgctagaaatgaacaaactgaagagacactcaagaaaaagataccattttcaatagcaaccaaaaaaatcaagtacctaggaataaacttaaccaaagatgtaaaagacctatacaaagaaaactatataactctactaaaagaaatagaaggggaccttaaaagatggaaaaatattccatgttcttggataggaaagctaaatgtcattaagatgtcaattctacccaaactcatctacagattcaatacaatcccaatcaaaattccaacaatctactttgcagacttggaaaagctagttatcaaatttatttgggaagagaagatgcctcaaattgctaaagacactctgaaaaagagggaagacttacactccctgactttgaaggttagtataaagccacagttatcaaaacagcatggtactggcacaaagatagacacattgatcaatggaattgaattgagaatttggagatagacccccagatctatggccaactgatttttgataaggccccaaaagtccctgaactgggacataacagtcttttcaacaaatggggctgggagagttggatatccatatccaaaagaatgaaagaggacccctacctcacaccctacacaaaaattaactcgaagtggatcaaagatctcaatataaaagacagtaccataaaactcctagaagataatgtagggaaacatcttcaagacactgtattaggcagccacttcctagactttacacccaaagcacaagcaacaaaagaaaaaatagataaatggagactcctcaagcttagaagtttctgtacgttaaaggaatctgtcaaaaaggtaaagaggcagccaactcaatgggaaaaaatttttggaaaccatgcatctgacaaaagactgataccttgcatatataaagaaatcctacaactcaatgacaatagtacagacagcccaattataaaatggacaaaagatatgaaaagacagttctctgaagaggaaatacaaacggccaagaaacacatgaaaaaatgttcagcttcactagctattagagagatgcaaattaagaccacaatgagataccatctcacaccaattagaatggctgccattaaacaaacaggaaactacaaatgctggaggggatgtggagaaattggaactcttattcattgttggtgggactgtataatggttcagccactctggaagtcagtctggcagttccttagaaaactagatatagagttatccttcgatccagcgattgcacttctcggtatatacccagaagattggaaagcagtgacacgaacagatatctgcatgccagtgttcatagcagcattattcacaattgccaagagatggaaagaacccaaatgtccttcaacagatgagtggataaataaaatgtggtatatacacatgatggaatactatgcggcagtaagaaggaacgatgtcgtgaaacatgtgacaacacggatgaaccttgaagacataatgctgagcaaaataagccaggcacaaaaagacaaatattatatgctaccactaatgtgaacattgaaaaatgtaaaaaaaaaaaaggtttataatgtagaatgtaggggaactagtgatagagaacaattaaggaaggggggatgataatccaataagaacagataagctatcgtgggtaaatttaaccttctgggaatgcccaggaatgactatggtctgttaatttctgatgggtatagtaggaacaagttcacagaaatgctgctatattaggttactttcttggggtagagtaggaacatgttggaagtaaagtagttatctttggttagttgtctttttcttactcccttgttatgatctgtttgaaatatttttttattgtactttttttagattttttattattttttatgtaattgattaaaaaaagagttaattaaaaaacaaacaaacaaacaaacaaaaacaatgaaaaaaatatgcagagtccccttgaggaactggtggagaatgcaggggtattgggcttccccacctcgatggttgctaatgtacTCActgacataagggactggtggtttgatgggttgagccctctaccacaggacatgcccttggaaagactgttgttgcaaaggagaggctagacctccctacaattgtgcctaagagcctcctcctgaatacctctttgtagctcagatgtggccccctctctctagctaagccaacttggcaggtaaaatcactgccttccccgctatgtgggatcagacacccaggggagtgaatctccctggcaacgtggaatatgactcccaggaaggaatgtagacctgacatcatgggatggagaatatcttcttgaccaaaaggggaatgtgaaaggaaatgaaataagcttcagtggcagagagattccaaaaggagccgagaggtcactctggtgggcgcttttaggcacaatatagacaacacattttaggttctagtgaattggagtagctggcagtaaatacctgaaactatcaaactacaacccagaacccatgaatcttgaagacgattgtataacaatgtagcttatgaggggtgacaatgtgattgggaaagccatatggaccacactcccttttgtctagtttatggatagatgagtagaaaaatggggaaaggaaaaaaccaaacaagcaaacaaacaaaggcacccagtgttcttttttactttaattgctgtttttcactttaattattattcttgttatttttgtgtgtgtggtaatgaaggtatcagggattcaTTTTGgagacgaatgcacaactatgtaatggtactgtgaacaattgaatatacgatttgttttgtatgactgcatggtatgtgaatatatctcaataaaatgaatttaaaaaaaaagaacttatggACATGAAAATTTGGTATTTAAGATAAAAATCAACGTCCTAGATTCTTATAACGTCCTTGAAAACAAGTTATCTATTTGATTGTACATTTTAAGATGCATTATAGAATATAGATTTATAAAAAGAAGTTAACTGTAAAGGCATCCAagatttttctggaaaaaaattgttttttgttttgtccaaGGTAGGTCAGCGTAAAATCacaattcataaaaatatatgttacTCATATATTACAATTCAGAAAACATTAACTCAGGTTAaacctaacatttaaaaaaaactcgtTCTTCCTGTTTGACATTTCATACCCCCAACACAGCCAAGGAAAGGTGCAGGAATAATGGCTAATTTTACAGcacagaataaagaaagaaagatggaacAAAAATCTAACATATCTTTGAAAATGGCTAATTGGGCCTCACAGTTCATTTCCCCaaataggtttttttaaaaatactgcctTATGTTTGTTAGAAACTCCCCTTTTCCCTGAGATTTATCAATTTCTTAAGCAggcacctttttaaaaaaaaaaaaaattcagctttattgcaatatattcacataccatacaatcatccatggtgtacaactgttcacagtaccatcatatagttgtgcatttatcaccccaatctatttttgaacattacctttatacaagaaagaataaaaatagaaataaaaaataaaagtaaaaaagaacacctaaatcatcccccccatcccaccctatttttcatttagtttttgtccgcagttttctactcatccatccatacgctggataaagggagtgtgatccacaaggttttcacaatcacactgtcaccccttgtaagctacgtagttacacaatcatctttaagagtcaaggcaactgggttgcagtttgatagtttcaggtatttacttttagatattccaatacactaaaacctaaaaagggatatctatatagtgcattaagagcgcccaccagattgacttctcaactccatttgaaatctctcagcccctgaaactttgtttcattttcttccctattttggtcaagaatatattctcaatcccacgatgccaggtctaggttCATCCACAaagtcatatcttgtgttgccaggaagatttacacctctgggagttaggtcccacgtagcggggagggcagtgagttacctgcaagctggcttagctagagatagggccacatctgagcaaaaaagaggtactcagggggaaactcttaggcgcaattataagcaggtttagcctttcctttgcagcaacaagcttcataagggcaagcctcaagattgagggctcctcagaccaaaccatcagtcctcaatgtttgtgagaacatcagcaacaacccaggtgaggaagtccaacactcctgcattttcccccagctcctcaggggagccctgcatatatatttttattctctgcccaaattactttgggatgtgttgctatttcacactaacctgtacaactctagcagatctcacttcctattcaaagttccatgtaattatggtgtttgaacaagctgactgtacaagttaaattgtttagtgtactcagaaaatatagatcctgcaccaaataaacacctcttcccttggtctcacacagaagttgaagttttaagacagTCAGTATTGCCCTTCACTCTTTGGCCCAATTTTCCCTAGTCCtaacagatctgcttcattcatatctctaattgaagtatggactctttttcagctttttaaacagttgctggatgtgctaatactgacattcataccaGGCAAGCACCTTTCAACAATGAGGTCTATgaaagacacatgaaaattataagCCTCAAGTCATTTATTTTCTAAGAGGAAAATCATTCTACTTGTTAAGAGTCCTTTCCAGAATTTTATAAAGTGACAGTTTTATCTTTTTAACCCCCAAGCCAGGTGGGTTTTTCCACTTCCTTGTAGGTTGCACTAAATAGTGCAGAACTAAAATAGCTGCCtctgtttttgttatttattttctggagtagacacattaaaaacatatGCCTTTAGAGGccaaatagttttgttttgttttttggtggctGAGATCATTTTTATTCCACAGAAGCTGCTagccagggaggggtggggtcTTTGCACTCATAAACAGAGGAGGGGGAAGGCTTTACACAGCCACTGACCCTCAGTCTTCATTTTTCTCAGGCATGAAGACATCTATCTCCCTTTTAGACAAAGGTTTCAACCACAAGCAGGGGGAGGAGCAGGAAGACATCAGCACAGAACTTGACCAGCCATACATCCTCCTGGATCTTGCCCCAGGAAAGGGCTTCATCTGGCCAGGTGCCTAAGTAGGAGCCATCAAACTCCTGGGCTGTGTTGACGAGGACCATATAGTCGGCCCCATTAGGCAAGATGCTGGCATTGGTGATATGGTGCTTGCCGAGGCCCCTGGCCAGGATGATCATCCCAGAGTGCTTAGTGAAGGTGGCCTAGGTGTTGTGTGCCTCAGGTCTCCAATGATGTGTAGGACCATATCCGAATTCCTGTCGGACTGGAAGATCATGTCACACATCTAGTTGTTGGCAAGCACTGGACTCAACCAGGGAATGTGGTTCTTCTGGGCCCAATAAAACACCGATTCTGGGTTGTTGATCTCCTCACCAAGCCTGGCTGGGCAATCATTTTGGAAGGGCCCACTTCATACCCTCCATGTCCTGCACCAGCAACATCTGGTCTAGCATGGGCATCAGCCAGTCCTCAAACTTGAAGTAATTGTCTTTGGGCACCAGCAGGTTCCCGAACTTGTTGATCCCTTTCTCCCAGAGCTCCTGCCCAGGTACGTGGGTACCAGGCACTAATGAGATTCTCCTCCATATCTCCGGCTGTGGTCACCATGACATGTACCATGTGCACCTGGTACCCGTACAAGGTGGGTGTGCTCAGGGATGCCCAAGTTGGCGAGGTTGAACATATAGCCCAGGGAAATGGTGCAGCTGGTGAGTGGGCGGCCACTCTGGGTCAGGCATGCATTCTGGTCCTCATCCTGCCACACTAGCTTCAGCTTCATCTCCATCATGGTGTTGACTTGCTGCACCACACGCCCAAAGTTGGTGGCCTGGAAGTCGATGGTATTCTAGGGCAGCAGCATGGCGGCCAGTGCCTCCAAGCTCTGTGGCTGAACTCCTAGGTCATGGTGGCCCACAGCCTGGCCTCGCGGTGTCAAAATGAACCTGGGACCATCTCTGCCAGAAGGTAGGAAGTGGGGCTCTGACTCAAATAGTTTTAACCATTAAATAAAGGCAGGacactaccccacctccatggttgctaacatgaccacagacataggggactggtggtttgatgggttgaggcctctaccataagttttacccttgggaagacggttgctgcaaaggagaggctaggcctccctatatttgtgcctaagagtctcctcctgaatgcctctttgttgctcagatgtggccctctctctctggctaagccaacttgaaaggtgaaatcactgccttccccactacgtgggatcagacacccaggggagtgaatctccctggcaacgtggaatatgactcccggggaggaatgtagacccggcatcgtgggacggagaacatcttcttgaccaaaagggggatgtgaaaggaaatgaaataagcttcagtggcagagagattccaaaaggagccgagaggtcactctggtgggcactcttacgcacactttagataaccctttttaggttctaaagaattggggtagctggtggtggatacctgaaactatcaaactgcaacccagaacccatgaatctcgaagacagttgtataaaaatgtagcttatgagggtgacaatgggattgggaaagccataaggaccacactccactttgtctagtttatggatggatgagtagaaaaataagggaaggaaacaaacagacaaaggtacccagtgttcttttttacttcaattgctctttttcactctaattattattcttgttatttttgtgtgtgtgctaatgaaggtgtcagggattgatttaggtgatgaatgtacaactatgtaatggtactgtaaacaatcgaaagtacgatttgttttgtatgactgcgtggtatgtgaatatatctcaataaaatgatgattaaaaaaataaagtcaatatCAGCAGGAAGAATCTctgaataaaacagaatttggggaatagtttaaaaaaaaaaaaaataaaggcaggaCAATTATGGGACTTCAGAATTCTGAGAATATAGACTCTGCTGCGAATACGCACAGTGCTAGCTAGACtgccaaaaattttatatctgagTGGAGCTTCTTCTTTTCTGCCGTAGGCACCAGTGTTTGCTGTTGAAATGGGCAAGTTTATGAGACCCGGGAAGGTGGTGTTGGTGCTGGCCAGACGCTACTCCAGGAGCAAAGCCGTCACCATGAAGAACGTTGATGGTGGCACCTCAGGCTGCCCCTACAGCCATGCTTTGGAGGCTGGAATCGACTGTTACCCCCGCAAAGTGAAAGCCGCCATGGGCAAGAAGAAAATCGCTAAGAGATCAAAGATCAAGTCTTTTGTGAAAGTTTATAACTACAATCACCTCATGCCTACAAGGTACTCTGTGGATATCCCCTTGGACAAAACCATTGTCAACAAGGATGTGTTCAGAGACCCTGCTCTTAAATGCAAGGTCCGGTGTGAGGCCAAGGTCAAATTTGAGGAGAGATACAAGACAGGCAAAAACAAGTAGTTCTTCCAGAACCTGTGGTTTTAGATATTTTTTGTTTCGgtcattaaaaatgcaaaaaaaaaaaaaaaaaataataataataataataataaataaataataaaaaaattatatcctatttagagatttcaaaaagataaattttatttattaaataaaagtgTGAAACaagaaattttttgtttgtttatgtgagGTGGGTTAGTGAGAGAAAAtaagatacaggaaaaaaaaagcagtcattTTAGATCTTAGCTCCCAACTTCACCACATTTCCAACCAGATTCAATATCCAATCTAGAACagcctatttaaaatttaaagcacTGGAGTATTACAAAGAAGGGGACCTTCATATTTCAAATAATGGAAATAGTAATACTATTAATAAGAATCTGACTGAATATTGTAGGAAAAACATGTCTGACCAgttgatattttgttttcttcaagaaaaaaTGTCTAATTCCTACATACTAtagattgtttccacttttttttctaCCTTTAGGGATGCCCTTtgtttttaggtaaaattttTATCGAAGTAAACCACAGAGAAAAGTGCATATACATTAGTACAGAAAAGTATACAGC is a window encoding:
- the LOC119529333 gene encoding 60S ribosomal protein L27-like translates to MGKFMRPGKVVLVLARRYSRSKAVTMKNVDGGTSGCPYSHALEAGIDCYPRKVKAAMGKKKIAKRSKIKSFVKVYNYNHLMPTRYSVDIPLDKTIVNKDVFRDPALKCKVRCEAKVKFEERYKTGKNK